A section of the Gloeobacter violaceus PCC 7421 genome encodes:
- a CDS encoding protein phosphatase 2C domain-containing protein, whose amino-acid sequence MHYLVTGNRQALDRRYRVVGQSPAIARDLLPDQPTAAPAGLPAGCRPYQRLHHFRWAIPEIHTCMAAPNGGEPCVLLARGPLAADGTPWPTLRQGWPAAPPLQQIGWLVQLARLWEPCVQEGVASSLLAPDNIGVLGWQACLFYLSGDPAPPPLAALGQSWQSLIPLSPPLAAIVGALCLGRIARVEELSAALENLAAANPGRGPAGVLGATHPGSRKANEDCFIHDPPGTYGIVCDGMGGHEGGAVASRLALDLLDRELQQLSRQTQPLPPLQVRRGMALALYRANQLLLETNRRQGRQRRHQMGTTVVAYCLTGSLLHIAHVGDSRIYLIDRHHCQQLTVDDDVANQEVSLARTTSSAVLRMDGSGHLTQALGVIAMEALQPTVQTFVLPEDCLVLLCSDGLCDGSLVERCWQTVLLPMLTGDLAAGARQLIDLALQELGHDNITFILLKYAA is encoded by the coding sequence ATGCACTATCTGGTCACCGGCAATCGCCAGGCCCTCGACCGGCGCTACCGGGTGGTCGGCCAGTCCCCGGCAATCGCCCGGGATCTGCTGCCGGACCAGCCCACCGCCGCCCCCGCGGGCCTGCCTGCCGGTTGCCGCCCTTACCAGAGGCTGCACCACTTTCGCTGGGCGATCCCCGAGATTCACACCTGCATGGCGGCCCCAAATGGCGGCGAACCGTGCGTGCTGTTGGCGCGCGGGCCGCTCGCAGCCGACGGCACCCCCTGGCCGACATTGCGCCAGGGCTGGCCCGCCGCCCCACCGTTGCAGCAGATTGGCTGGCTGGTTCAACTGGCCCGCCTCTGGGAACCCTGTGTGCAGGAGGGGGTAGCCTCTTCGCTGCTTGCCCCCGACAACATCGGCGTACTCGGCTGGCAGGCTTGCCTGTTTTATTTGAGCGGCGACCCGGCGCCGCCGCCGCTCGCGGCCTTGGGGCAAAGCTGGCAGAGCCTGATCCCCCTCAGCCCGCCGCTCGCCGCAATCGTCGGGGCACTCTGCCTGGGCCGAATCGCCCGCGTCGAGGAGCTGTCCGCCGCCCTCGAAAATCTCGCCGCCGCCAACCCTGGCCGCGGTCCGGCGGGCGTGCTGGGTGCGACCCACCCGGGCAGCCGCAAGGCCAACGAGGACTGCTTCATCCACGATCCGCCCGGCACCTACGGCATCGTCTGCGACGGCATGGGCGGGCACGAAGGCGGCGCGGTGGCAAGCCGCCTGGCTCTGGATCTGCTCGATCGCGAACTGCAGCAACTCAGCCGTCAGACCCAGCCCCTGCCGCCTTTGCAGGTGCGCCGGGGCATGGCGTTGGCCCTCTACCGCGCCAACCAGTTGCTCTTGGAGACCAACCGCCGCCAGGGACGCCAGCGCCGGCACCAGATGGGTACGACCGTCGTCGCCTACTGCCTGACGGGCAGCCTGCTGCACATTGCCCACGTCGGCGACAGCCGCATCTACCTCATCGACCGGCACCACTGCCAGCAGCTCACCGTCGATGACGACGTGGCCAACCAGGAGGTGAGTCTGGCGCGCACCACCAGCAGTGCTGTGCTGCGCATGGACGGCAGCGGCCATCTCACCCAGGCGCTCGGGGTGATCGCCATGGAGGCTTTGCAGCCCACAGTCCAGACCTTTGTGCTGCCTGAAGACTGTCTGGTGCTGCTGTGCAGCGATGGGCTGTGCGACGGGTCGCTTGTCGAGCGCTGCTGGCAGACGGTGCTCCTACCCATGCTCACCGGCGATCTCGCCGCCGGGGCGCGGCAGTTGATCGATTTGGCTCTCCAGGAACTGGGGCACGACAATATAACGTTTATTCTTTTGAAGTACGCCGCCTAA
- a CDS encoding FHA domain-containing protein — MAIVCSQCQHANPDTALNCRRCQGEIAVLCLECGSINPTPCQYCGECGVELPHVVSAPPQPVAIAASPVVASVLAPSPAPEAPPASAPVVPPERRSARRADPAPVDPPLPQVARPMESPPPRPNAGAPPPFASPGTRLQIATAVLVHIGSDERLELPADQPLVYLGKPNEDLPPDIDVSHLPGAEVVSRVHAAIHSSEGNFALEDAGSSNGTFLNGELIKPGTRFRRKLKAGDTIALGKANKMSFRFEIEE, encoded by the coding sequence ATGGCTATCGTCTGCTCCCAGTGCCAGCACGCCAACCCCGACACCGCCCTGAACTGCCGGCGCTGCCAGGGGGAGATCGCCGTACTGTGTCTTGAATGCGGCAGCATCAACCCGACACCCTGCCAGTATTGCGGCGAATGCGGCGTCGAGTTGCCCCACGTCGTTTCCGCCCCACCGCAGCCGGTGGCTATTGCCGCTTCGCCAGTCGTTGCATCGGTCCTTGCCCCATCGCCTGCTCCTGAGGCCCCCCCCGCATCCGCCCCTGTCGTGCCCCCCGAGCGGCGTTCCGCCCGCCGGGCCGACCCGGCCCCTGTCGATCCACCTCTACCCCAGGTTGCCCGCCCCATGGAAAGCCCGCCTCCGCGCCCCAACGCCGGTGCGCCGCCGCCCTTCGCCTCGCCCGGCACGCGCCTGCAGATTGCCACCGCCGTCCTCGTCCATATCGGCAGCGACGAGCGGCTCGAACTGCCGGCGGATCAGCCCCTGGTCTACCTCGGCAAACCCAACGAAGATCTACCGCCCGATATCGACGTCTCCCACCTGCCCGGCGCAGAAGTGGTCTCGCGCGTCCACGCCGCCATCCACAGCAGCGAAGGAAATTTTGCCCTCGAGGACGCCGGCAGCAGCAACGGCACCTTCTTGAACGGCGAACTGATCAAACCGGGAACGCGCTTTCGCCGTAAGCTCAAAGCGGGCGACACCATCGCCCTCGGCAAAGCCAACAAGATGAGCTTCCGCTTCGAAATCGAAGAGTAA